The following are from one region of the Erwinia billingiae Eb661 genome:
- the ybbA gene encoding putative ABC transporter ATP-binding protein YbbA — MPAENILEVHRLSKSVGQGEHQLSILTGVELVVKPAETIALIGESGSGKSTLLGILAGLDDGSEGEVFLLGSPLHKMDEEQRAELRAKSVGFVFQSFMLVPTLNALENVQLPALLRGESDRHSREQAQALLAQLGLAERLTHLPSQLSGGEQQRVALARAFNGKPALLFADEPTGNLDRKTGDRIADLLFSLNRDLATTLILVTHDEQLAARCDRRLRVRDGKLWEEA, encoded by the coding sequence ATGCCAGCGGAAAACATTCTTGAAGTTCATCGTCTTAGTAAGTCCGTCGGTCAGGGTGAGCATCAGCTTTCCATCCTTACCGGAGTTGAGCTGGTTGTCAAACCGGCTGAGACCATCGCGTTGATTGGCGAGTCGGGTTCCGGTAAGTCGACTCTGCTGGGTATTCTGGCTGGTCTGGATGACGGTTCCGAAGGTGAAGTCTTTCTGCTGGGCTCGCCGCTGCACAAAATGGATGAGGAGCAACGCGCTGAACTGCGGGCCAAAAGCGTCGGTTTTGTTTTCCAGTCGTTCATGTTGGTGCCGACGCTAAATGCGTTAGAAAACGTGCAGCTACCGGCGTTGCTGCGCGGCGAGAGCGATCGTCACAGTCGCGAACAGGCGCAGGCGTTACTGGCTCAGCTTGGGCTGGCAGAGCGCCTGACGCATCTGCCTTCGCAGCTGTCCGGTGGCGAGCAGCAACGCGTGGCGCTGGCACGTGCCTTCAACGGCAAACCGGCGCTGCTGTTTGCCGATGAGCCCACCGGCAACCTGGATCGTAAAACCGGCGATCGCATTGCCGACCTGCTGTTTTCGCTTAACCGCGACCTTGCCACCACGCTGATTCTGGTCACCCACGATGAACAGCTCGCCGCCCGCTGCGACCGGCGCTTACGGGTGCGCGACGGTAAGCTGTGGGAGGAAGCATGA
- the ybbP gene encoding putative ABC transporter permease subunit YbbP, translated as MIWRWFWREWKSPSLLIVWLALTLAVACVLALGSLSDRMEKGLTQQSRDFMAGDRTLQSSREVPQAWLDEAKKEGLQVGRQLTFMTMTFAADTPQLASVKAVDDLYPMFGTLATEPAGLKPAAGTVLAAPRLLALLNLKSGANLDVGDTTLRVAGEVVQEPDAGFNPFQTAPRLLMNLADVGKTGAIQPGSRVTWRYKFAGNPQQLSRYDSYVSAQIKPDQRWISVENSEDALGKSMVRAQQFLLLSALLTLMLAIAAVAVAMSHYCKSRYDLVAVLKTLGANRAALRKLIVGQWLAVLLLAAVCGGAIGMGFEVLLLRMLKPVLPGELPAASVWPWLWAIGSLFIISLLVGLRPYRLLLATQPLRVLRRDVVADVWPLKFYLPAMALVVIALLALLVGGSKLLWALVGGIILLSALLGAIGWGGLMLLRRLSVRNLAFRLAINRLLRQPWTTLSQLAAFSLSFMLLALLLVMRGDLLDRWQQQLPPGSPNYFLLNLTQDQVPQVKTFLEKNHVEPQTFYPVARVRLTGINQKPADPALDNALNRELNLTWQEQLPDHNPLTAGSWPPKKGEVSMEEALAGRLGVKLGDTLTFTGDTQEFSAKITSLRKVDWESLKPNFFFIFPPGALDDQPQTWLTSFRLEGNNALLAQLNREFPTLSLLDIGSILRQISQVLAQVSQALEIMVILVTACGILLLLAQVQVGMRQRRQELVVYRTLGASKKLLRGTLWSEFALLGGVSGLAAAMGAEAALWGLQRKVFDFPWEPDFVLWIALPLTGAVLLSVCGGWLGVRLLKGKALFRSYNAD; from the coding sequence ATGATCTGGCGGTGGTTCTGGCGTGAATGGAAATCGCCATCGTTGCTGATTGTCTGGCTGGCCCTGACGCTGGCCGTGGCCTGCGTGCTGGCGCTGGGGTCACTCAGCGATCGCATGGAAAAAGGCCTGACCCAGCAAAGCCGCGATTTTATGGCCGGCGACCGGACGCTGCAAAGCTCGCGGGAAGTGCCGCAAGCCTGGCTGGATGAAGCGAAGAAAGAGGGATTACAGGTCGGACGCCAGCTGACGTTCATGACCATGACCTTTGCCGCTGATACGCCGCAGCTGGCGTCGGTTAAAGCGGTCGACGATCTCTATCCGATGTTTGGCACGCTGGCCACGGAACCTGCGGGGCTGAAGCCTGCGGCCGGCACCGTGCTTGCCGCGCCGCGTCTGCTGGCGTTGCTCAACCTGAAATCTGGCGCAAATCTTGATGTCGGCGATACCACGTTACGCGTGGCGGGTGAAGTGGTGCAGGAGCCGGATGCGGGCTTTAACCCGTTCCAGACTGCGCCACGGCTACTGATGAATCTGGCCGACGTCGGCAAAACCGGGGCGATCCAGCCGGGAAGCCGCGTCACCTGGCGTTATAAGTTTGCAGGCAACCCTCAGCAGCTCAGCCGTTACGACAGCTATGTCAGCGCGCAGATCAAACCCGATCAGCGTTGGATCAGCGTGGAAAATTCGGAAGATGCGCTGGGCAAGTCGATGGTGCGTGCCCAGCAGTTCCTGTTGCTGTCGGCATTGTTGACGCTGATGCTGGCGATTGCCGCCGTGGCCGTGGCCATGAGTCATTACTGTAAGAGCCGTTACGATCTGGTTGCGGTGCTGAAGACTTTGGGCGCCAATCGTGCCGCGTTAAGAAAGCTGATTGTCGGCCAATGGCTGGCGGTGCTGCTGCTGGCCGCGGTGTGCGGTGGGGCGATCGGCATGGGCTTTGAAGTACTGCTGCTGCGGATGTTGAAGCCGGTGCTGCCGGGTGAACTGCCTGCCGCCAGCGTCTGGCCGTGGCTGTGGGCCATCGGCTCGCTGTTTATCATCTCGCTGCTGGTGGGCCTTCGTCCTTATCGCCTGCTGCTGGCGACTCAGCCGTTGCGCGTACTGCGCCGTGATGTCGTGGCCGATGTCTGGCCGCTGAAGTTCTATTTGCCGGCCATGGCGTTGGTGGTGATTGCGCTGCTGGCGTTGCTGGTGGGCGGCAGCAAATTACTGTGGGCGCTGGTCGGCGGGATTATCCTGTTGTCTGCACTGCTGGGGGCGATTGGCTGGGGCGGATTAATGCTGCTCCGCCGTCTTAGCGTACGTAATCTGGCGTTCAGGCTGGCAATCAACCGGCTGTTACGTCAGCCCTGGACCACGCTCAGCCAGCTGGCGGCTTTCTCGCTGTCCTTTATGCTGCTGGCTTTGCTGCTGGTGATGCGCGGGGATTTGCTGGACCGCTGGCAGCAACAGCTTCCGCCGGGCAGCCCAAACTATTTCCTGCTTAATCTCACCCAGGATCAGGTGCCTCAGGTGAAAACCTTCCTGGAGAAGAATCACGTTGAGCCGCAAACCTTCTATCCGGTTGCCCGCGTCCGGCTGACTGGCATCAACCAGAAGCCCGCCGATCCAGCGTTGGATAATGCCTTAAACCGCGAGCTGAATCTGACCTGGCAGGAACAGCTGCCGGATCATAATCCGCTGACGGCAGGAAGCTGGCCGCCGAAAAAAGGCGAGGTGTCGATGGAAGAGGCGCTGGCCGGACGACTGGGCGTGAAGCTCGGCGATACGCTGACCTTTACCGGCGATACGCAGGAGTTCTCGGCCAAAATCACCAGCCTGCGCAAAGTTGACTGGGAGAGCCTGAAGCCAAACTTCTTCTTTATCTTCCCGCCTGGCGCACTGGACGATCAGCCGCAAACCTGGCTGACCAGCTTCCGTCTGGAAGGCAACAATGCCTTGCTGGCTCAGCTCAACCGGGAATTCCCCACCCTGAGCCTGCTGGATATCGGCAGCATCCTGCGCCAGATTAGCCAGGTTCTGGCACAGGTCAGCCAGGCGCTGGAAATCATGGTGATTCTGGTAACCGCCTGCGGCATATTACTGCTGCTGGCGCAGGTTCAGGTTGGCATGCGCCAGCGTAGACAGGAGTTAGTGGTCTACCGCACGTTGGGTGCCAGTAAGAAACTGCTGCGCGGGACGCTGTGGAGTGAGTTTGCGTTGTTAGGTGGCGTTTCCGGTCTGGCTGCCGCCATGGGTGCCGAGGCCGCCTTATGGGGACTGCAGCGCAAGGTGTTCGACTTCCCGTGGGAGCCAGACTTTGTGCTGTGGATCGCGCTGCCGCTGACCGGCGCGGTGTTGCTGTCGGTGTGCGGCGGCTGGCTTGGCGTGCGGTTGCTGAAAGGCAAAGCGCTGTTCAGAAGCTATAACGCAGACTAA